One genomic segment of Litoribacterium kuwaitense includes these proteins:
- a CDS encoding chromate transporter: SWLALSDMFYRAGSFVFGGGHVVLPLLEREFVPAGWLSEEAFLAGYGAAQAVPGPLFTFASYIGAVVGGWQGGLLAMVAIFLPAFLLIAGTLPFWQEMRH; encoded by the coding sequence CATCATGGCTCGCGCTAAGCGATATGTTTTATCGGGCGGGGTCGTTCGTGTTCGGTGGTGGTCACGTCGTCTTGCCGTTGCTCGAACGGGAATTTGTGCCGGCGGGCTGGTTGAGTGAAGAAGCGTTCCTCGCTGGGTATGGAGCGGCTCAAGCGGTGCCTGGTCCGTTGTTTACATTTGCTTCATACATAGGTGCTGTCGTCGGAGGATGGCAAGGTGGTCTTCTGGCGATGGTCGCCATCTTTTTACCAGCATTTTTGTTAATCGCAGGAACACTTCCTTTTTGGCAGGAAATGCGTCATT